The segment TGTGGGTGGtgtgtgggcggcaggggtgCGGAAACCGGCCCGACCTCCGCTCTCCCGCCTTCTGCCTCGTGGCGATGGCGGGGGGTCGGGGTCCTGTGACGTGGCGGGGCATCGCTCGCCGTCGCCCTGCCTCCACGCGAGCCGTGCGGGGCCCCAGGAGCGGTCCAGGTCCTGCCTCAGGTGCCTGAAGCCCAGCGGTGGCGTTACTCCTGTCCCCCAGCGCCCTCTTCCGGGTGTTGCTGCTGCACGTGCCCCTTGGGAGTCTTGGAGGGGTCGAGGCGGTAAGAGAAGGGGAGACCCGTGGGTGCCTCGCTTCGCTGGAGGGAGGCTGCCGGTGTCGTGCCGTCCCCACGTGGGTGGGGAATTGGCTTGGCGGGCGCATGCCTGTGCGCTTGCCACCGCCCCGCCGGGGtggtgtgtgcagggtgtgtggaGCGGTCGCGGTGTGGTCCGGTCCTGCTCCCCGTTGGTCGCGTACCCGTGCGCTTCCGGGGCCTGAGGAGCGCGGGCGCCCGAGGGGCTGTGGGAACGGGATTGGTAACGAGCGCAGCCTGCGCTGGCCCTGGCCGCGGGTGCTCGAGGTGCCGTTTCTTGCCTATACCGCAGACCCCTCGCGCGATCGGTCTGGGGGGCGCTCCCGTGGTTGCCTCCTGCCGGCCCGGCGGGGGCggttggggtggggagtggcCCACCTTCGGTGAGGAACGCCTTCTCTAGCGATCCGAGAGGGGCGTGCCTTCTGACCGGGGTACCCTTATCCCGCGGCCGCCGTCCCTCCTGTGCTGAGTGCGTTGGGTGGCGTGTCCCACCCGTGCGCCCCGCTTTCCGCTTCTGTCGGGGGAGCGTAGTTGTGCGGGTGGGTCTGCCGGTCCCCGCGGTGGGAACCGGGGCGCTGCTCTTCCGGCCCTAACGGCCACGGCCCGCGCCTCCCGCTCCGTGTTGGGGGAGGGTCCCGCAGGGCCGGGCTGGCGGTCCGTCGCTCGTTTGTGTCGGGGGCGGCGCGCGCGCCCGTGTGTGCGCGCGCCTTCCGTGTCACTCTCCGTGCTGCCTTGTCGGCCGGGGCTTGGCGGGGGCGCGCGTGgtctgtggctcaataggctaatcctccgcctgtggcgccgacacaccgggttctagtcccggtccaggcgccggattctgtccccgttgcccctcttccaggccagctctctgctgtgcccgggagtgcagtggaggatggcccaagtccttgggccctgcaccgcatgggagaccaggagaagcacctcgctcccggttttggatcagcacagtgcgccggctgcatcaCACCGGCCGctatggccattggagggtgaaccaacggtaaaggaagacctttctctctgtctctctctcactgtccactctgcctgtcaaaaaaatttatttatttattttaaaggcagagagagagagagagagaaaaaatctcCCATCCAATGTTTTACTCTCCAGATGTTAGCATCAGCCAgtgctaggacaggctgaagccaggagcctgaaactcttaACTGGGCCTCCGACTTGGGAGACAGAAactcaaatacttaagccattatctgctgcctctcaaggtgcacatcagcaggtacTTGAATCAAGAATGAGAAaggattggaacccaggcactttgatatgggatgtgggtgtcctgaggAATGTCAGcctacaccaaatgcccaaatcttttatttatttttctaaattctacCCATGGCCTATTAAAATGATATTACAATCCGCTAATCTGTTAAGATCATACTCTGGTTTATCAGCAGAACCTACAGGAATTGATGTTAAACTAGATACAGGGAATACGACAATAGAAGCAACAGGAATACTCCCAGGTATAAGCTGTGCAAGGAACTttgacagagcagatgaatagaCCCCAGTGCACTGCAACAAGCCAGCACTGCAATGAAAACATTTAGCAGAATATCTAACAAATCTATGAATTCATATGATGTGTCTGTactaagcaaaaataaatgttatgaaCACATATGTGCTAGTATTTGCTTGGATATATGACTTCACTTCTCTTGGGTGAACATGAATGGCTCGATGTATGGTAAGTAACCAAGTTTAATTTTTGGAGAAGCAGCCACACAGATTTGCATGTTGGTTTGTgccatttttttatttccacCAGCAGTATAGGAAGGCTTCATTACTCTGCATCTTTGAATTATATCCATTTCAAGAGGTGCAAAGTAGCTGTGGGTTGCACATCCCTAATTACTAAAGGGGGTGAATATTTATGTCTAAGTACTTATTTGCCATATGAATGATCTATAGTGTGGTGTCTCTTCAAATCTCtggcccatttttaaaaaaattacagtagGTGGCCTTTGAGTTTTGAATTAGCTCTTTGTTCTGAACCCAAGACTTTCATTAACTGTGGATTTGCAAGCATTTTTCTCAGAATGTGAattaccttttcattttcttgacagTGACTTTCGAAGGATAGAGCTTTTATACTTTGTTGTTGTCCTGAGTTAATTAGGAAGAGGTGCAAGCCAAGTGGCTttgggtgtgtttgtgtgaaaGGTCTCTGCTATTATTTTGGAGAATTAttatttagtagtttttttaaaaagatttatttatttattttaaaggtagaactagagagagagagagataaatgttTTGTCTGTGGATTCACCTGCAAATAACAGCAAGAGTCAGGACTGGCTAGGCTTCAGCCAGAGGACAGGAACTTCAccaggggctcccatgtgggtgatagggacccaagcacttgggccatcttttgctgctttttctgggcattagcaaggagatggattggaagcagagcagccagggcacaaacaggtgcccatgtgggatacttgcATCACAGTCAGTAGCTTAACCTACGGtgctacaatgccaaccccccAAGGAGGTTTTTCAATAGTGACAAATGTGTCAAGCAGATCCTAAGGCCTCAAATTCATTCCTTTGAACAAGACAGGTGACAATGAAGTACAACCGTGTTTCAGTGGTGGTGGTGAAAAATGACCAAAGATACCTTTCAGATATTCAGAAATAGCAGACTGTTTGAGGCTGCAGCTTTCAAATCTtcatagggggctggcactgtgacgtagtgggtaaagccgccacctgtagtgctggcgtcccatatttttgctggttcgagccccagctgctctacttctgatccagctttctgctatggcctgcgaaggcagtagaatatggcccaagtccttgggctcctgcacttgcatgggagacctggaagaagctcctggctcctggcatcagatcagtgcagttctggccattgctgtcaattgggaatgaaccagcagatggaagacctctctctctctctctgccactccttctccctgtatgactctgactttcaaataaataaataataaaatctttaaataaaatcttcataGAGGGAGCATGTTAATCACAGATAAAATTATGTCTTGTTTACAAGTCTGTGAAACATACCATAAGCTGTAATATAATTCATCTGTCCTGAGAATCACATTCTGGGCAAGCCTGCATCTGTTTCGCTCTTCTCCTATGTAAGTCCAGTAGGCAGCCTGGTCACTCAGAAGCTAATCCTGTCataataaatagatatttctctGGCCTATTGTTAGCCATAGTGCCTCATGGGCAGATAATCCATTTTTCTATCAGTTACTTGCTTATGTGACCATACAACAATAAACTTGATGTAACAACATATTTTCCaaatctactaaaaaaaaaaaacgcacttAAAACTTGTGAAAAATTCTGCTACTGACTTACATATTAACGACTTGAAAAATAATCacatctttcatttcatttcccctcctcctccGGCTTGTTTAAGCAGAACTGAAGGTCCAATCCTTCATTAGAATGCCGGGACTTCAATTTGTTACTTCCTCCCAGTGTCTCTGCTTCCATGAATTGCAGGCTCCCCAGAGAAGTTGTAGTCTCAAAATAAATATCTAcagtgtgtttgtttttaatgggTTCATTTATTCTGTAGAAACAGCAGATGATAAATCAAATTGCAATAGGTTGTAAAGATAATTTAATAGGAGTATTTTCAAATATGTTGGGACACCACTGTCTTAATACTTGTGCACCTCGGCCAGTTTTCGGTGTGTCGTTGGCTCTACTATGTTGAGCCATACATAGGGACGCTTGTACAGACTGTGGCTGCCATGGAATGTGCCATTCCTGAACAAGAAAGTTTCaacttataaaatacaaaaaaataaagaggagggcccggcgccatgactcactttgttaatcctctgcctgcggctccagcatcccatatgggcactgggttctagtcccagttgctcctcttccagtccagctctctgctgtggcctaggagggcagtggaggatggcctaagtgcttgggccc is part of the Oryctolagus cuniculus chromosome 16, mOryCun1.1, whole genome shotgun sequence genome and harbors:
- the LOC103352529 gene encoding translation initiation factor IF-2 produces the protein MGDIAASGYNFKATFKVMENPFDLTQELALCNASAPFAPSSGILTFATNHTRDDTVLTFCKQVTLALGRKSSAPVPTAGTGRPTRTTTLPRQKRKAGRTGGTRHPTHSAQEGRRPRDKGTPVRRHAPLGSLEKAFLTEGGPLPTPTAPAGPAGGNHGSAPQTDRARGLRYRQETAPRAPAARASAGCARYQSRSHSPSGARAPQAPEAHGYATNGEQDRTTPRPLHTPCTHHPGGAVASAQACARQANSPPTWGRHDTGSLPPAKRGTHGSPLLLPPRPLQDSQGARAAATPGRGRWGTGVTPPLGFRHLRQDLDRSWGPARLAWRQGDGERCPATSQDPDPPPSPRGRRRESGGRAGFRTPAAHTPPTGGEGRTRGLQARRSSATLAMNGRPSSGAA